A window of the Nitrosococcus wardiae genome harbors these coding sequences:
- a CDS encoding penicillin-binding protein activator: MSALIGMYFITSMVIFLRSTGHYLPLMGLAIILGLSACALPSKPPPEKLSALAQAEALAAEGRYLAAAAEYIRLAAEAPPPQRQDYQLRAAAALLQGNQWQEAQELLEDIVPQSLEPALKLRYRLLAAQLAIAKRETKRALSLLKGIQALEPSLEQQATIHRLWAEAYELADNPLAAARERVQLEPLLSDAQALQENQRALWRTLMDLSPDTLKRLRKESLSNALRGWLELAQLFQRYQLNPLGLQQALDRWRERYPGHPASLALLQAEMSTLPTAPYQPTTIALLLPIKGRFAASAAAIRDGFFAAYYSDNSDWTPIIRFYGVKVDPKRSVSNAYKVYQQAQAEGADFVVGPLTKQSLAQLAEVGALPLPTLALNYLEKSHNPVESLYQLALSPEDEAQGVAERAWRDGHHNALALIPDTEWGQRVREVFTERWEELGGSLLEVQPYDPEKKDYSFLIQRLLNIDESQSRHRELREWLNRQLTFEPQRRHDADFVFLAAFPRQARLLIPQLQFYRAEDLPVYSSSHIYTGYPDPERDLDLDNVIFSDIPWVLNDSMEDDPSYQSLAAVYPENFERLKRLYALGSDAYRIIPHLNALHQVQDMTFEGATGRLRMDAEQRLRRELNWAQFKKGRPQPTIKPAP; the protein is encoded by the coding sequence TTGAGCGCATTGATTGGAATGTATTTCATTACTTCTATGGTGATTTTTCTACGAAGCACAGGTCATTATCTTCCGTTAATGGGGCTTGCCATCATCCTGGGGCTTAGCGCCTGCGCACTCCCTTCCAAGCCTCCCCCAGAGAAACTCTCGGCGCTTGCCCAAGCCGAAGCGCTGGCAGCCGAAGGACGCTACCTTGCTGCAGCCGCAGAGTACATCAGGCTAGCGGCTGAAGCCCCGCCGCCGCAACGCCAAGATTATCAATTACGTGCCGCTGCCGCCCTCCTCCAAGGTAATCAATGGCAAGAGGCGCAAGAACTTCTTGAAGACATCGTACCCCAGAGCTTGGAACCGGCATTGAAGCTTCGCTACCGCCTTCTGGCTGCTCAACTAGCCATAGCAAAACGGGAAACAAAACGGGCCTTGTCTCTCCTAAAAGGCATCCAAGCCCTGGAGCCCAGCCTAGAACAGCAGGCCACCATTCACCGGCTCTGGGCAGAGGCCTATGAGCTTGCAGACAATCCCCTTGCCGCTGCCCGTGAGCGGGTCCAACTAGAACCCCTACTATCCGATGCCCAGGCCCTGCAGGAGAATCAGCGCGCCCTTTGGCGCACCCTGATGGACCTCTCTCCTGACACCTTGAAGCGCTTGCGCAAAGAATCCCTCTCCAATGCGCTCCGTGGTTGGCTGGAGCTTGCCCAACTTTTTCAGCGCTACCAATTGAATCCCCTTGGCTTACAGCAAGCCCTTGATCGCTGGCGGGAACGCTACCCTGGACATCCTGCTTCCTTGGCATTGCTTCAGGCCGAAATGTCCACCCTTCCTACTGCGCCTTACCAACCTACCACCATTGCCCTACTGCTCCCCATCAAAGGGCGGTTTGCGGCTTCTGCCGCAGCAATACGAGACGGCTTTTTTGCCGCCTACTACAGTGATAACAGCGATTGGACTCCCATCATTCGCTTTTATGGGGTCAAAGTCGACCCCAAGCGCAGCGTCAGCAATGCCTATAAAGTTTATCAGCAAGCCCAAGCCGAAGGCGCCGACTTTGTAGTAGGGCCACTAACGAAACAATCACTGGCGCAGCTTGCCGAAGTCGGAGCTCTGCCACTCCCCACGCTGGCTCTTAATTACTTAGAAAAATCCCATAACCCCGTAGAAAGCCTGTATCAATTGGCCTTGTCTCCAGAAGATGAAGCCCAAGGGGTCGCTGAGCGGGCCTGGCGCGACGGTCACCACAATGCCCTGGCCCTCATTCCAGATACCGAGTGGGGTCAGCGGGTAAGAGAAGTTTTTACTGAACGTTGGGAAGAGCTGGGAGGTTCATTATTGGAGGTTCAACCTTATGATCCTGAAAAGAAAGACTACTCCTTTCTGATTCAACGTTTGCTCAACATTGATGAAAGTCAATCCCGCCATCGGGAACTTCGAGAGTGGCTTAACCGTCAACTGACATTCGAACCCCAGCGGCGCCATGACGCTGATTTTGTCTTCCTTGCCGCCTTCCCGCGGCAGGCACGCCTCTTAATTCCTCAACTTCAGTTCTACCGGGCAGAGGATTTGCCTGTCTACAGTTCTTCCCATATCTATACCGGCTACCCGGATCCAGAACGGGATCTCGACTTAGACAACGTGATATTCAGTGACATTCCCTGGGTGCTCAATGATAGCATGGAAGATGATCCTAGTTATCAAAGCCTGGCCGCTGTTTATCCAGAGAACTTCGAGCGGTTGAAGCGTCTCTACGCCTTGGGTTCCGATGCTTACCGAATCATCCCTCATTTAAATGCTCTCCATCAGGTTCAGGATATGACCTTTGAGGGGGCGACGGGTAGATTGCGTATGGACGCTGAGCAGCGCTTGCGGCGTGAGTTGAATTGGGCTCAGTTTAAAAAAGGACGGCCCCAACCTACAATTAAGCCAGCCCCTTAA
- a CDS encoding YraN family protein, whose amino-acid sequence MTRSFRHNQGQQAEQLACHYLQAQGLRLTQRNYRCRLGEIDLVMEDGEHLVFIEVRCRRKGRFGSAIDSITPTKQARLIAAAQHYLQQAGGTHSKPCRFDVVGITPQQGNNDIVWLQDAFRLE is encoded by the coding sequence ATGACCCGAAGCTTTCGCCATAATCAGGGACAGCAGGCAGAACAGTTAGCCTGCCATTATCTTCAAGCTCAGGGCCTGCGCCTGACCCAACGCAATTATCGCTGCCGTCTTGGCGAGATCGATCTGGTCATGGAAGACGGAGAGCATCTGGTCTTCATTGAGGTACGCTGCCGCCGCAAGGGACGCTTTGGGAGTGCCATAGACAGTATTACTCCCACCAAACAGGCTCGCCTCATTGCAGCCGCACAACACTATTTGCAACAAGCCGGAGGAACCCACAGTAAGCCCTGTCGCTTTGATGTCGTCGGCATCACTCCCCAGCAGGGGAATAATGACATTGTTTGGTTGCAGGATGCCTTTCGATTAGAGTAA
- a CDS encoding phosphoheptose isomerase — protein MNARERIEQHFFNSAQLKLSAMSSLAPCIERASQHLLDSLQHRHKILSCGNGGSAADAQHFASELINRFERERPGLPAIALTTDTSAITSIANDYHYDIVFSRQVEALGNKGDLLLAISTSGHSTNVVRAVEAAHTQEMKIIALTGGDGGKIAPLLTAQDVEIRVPARNTARIQEVHLLVLHCLCDLLDHGLWPEK, from the coding sequence ATGAACGCCCGAGAACGCATTGAACAACATTTCTTCAACAGCGCCCAACTTAAATTATCAGCCATGAGTTCCCTGGCTCCCTGTATCGAGCGCGCTAGTCAACATCTGCTGGACAGCCTCCAGCACCGCCATAAAATCTTAAGCTGTGGTAATGGCGGTAGCGCTGCGGATGCTCAGCACTTTGCCTCAGAACTCATCAACCGCTTTGAGCGGGAACGCCCCGGCTTGCCCGCCATCGCTTTGACCACCGATACTTCCGCCATTACTTCTATTGCTAATGATTATCATTATGATATTGTTTTTTCTCGTCAGGTCGAAGCCTTAGGCAATAAAGGGGACCTCCTGCTGGCAATAAGCACCAGTGGTCACTCCACCAATGTGGTTCGTGCAGTCGAAGCGGCTCATACCCAGGAGATGAAGATCATTGCCTTGACGGGGGGCGATGGCGGTAAAATTGCGCCTTTACTGACGGCCCAGGATGTGGAAATCCGCGTACCCGCCCGCAATACCGCCCGCATCCAGGAGGTACATCTGCTCGTGCTTCACTGCCTATGCGACTTACTTGACCATGGTTTGTGGCCGGAGAAATAA
- the dolP gene encoding division/outer membrane stress-associated lipid-binding lipoprotein yields the protein MKSSLTIVLFCFAVLFQGCAAVVATGVVAGAATGISTAYDRRTFGTVIDDQSIELKASATLRNDEVLHDSAHINVTSYNGMVLLTGETPNQELKKRATELIQPIPNIKQIYNELDILAPSSLVSRSNDSWITTKVKTKIAAEKGVNPTRVKVVTERGTVYLMGLVTAREAELATTIARHTQGVQRVVKIFEYLPETDLE from the coding sequence ATGAAATCCTCTCTCACTATTGTGCTCTTTTGTTTCGCAGTCCTTTTCCAAGGTTGTGCTGCTGTTGTCGCTACCGGGGTCGTTGCTGGGGCAGCAACTGGTATTTCCACCGCCTATGACCGCCGCACTTTTGGTACTGTCATTGATGATCAAAGCATTGAGCTTAAGGCCAGCGCAACCCTGCGAAACGACGAAGTCCTCCATGACAGTGCTCATATCAATGTCACCAGTTATAATGGAATGGTATTATTAACGGGCGAAACCCCTAACCAGGAGCTCAAAAAAAGAGCTACAGAACTTATCCAACCCATTCCTAATATTAAGCAAATCTATAATGAATTGGACATTCTGGCCCCCAGTTCCCTAGTGTCCCGTTCCAACGACTCCTGGATCACCACCAAAGTCAAAACCAAAATAGCCGCTGAGAAAGGCGTTAATCCTACTCGAGTCAAAGTAGTCACCGAGCGGGGTACGGTTTACCTGATGGGACTCGTCACCGCTCGGGAAGCTGAGTTAGCCACTACCATAGCCCGCCATACCCAAGGGGTGCAACGGGTCGTCAAAATTTTTGAGTATTTACCCGAAACTGATCTTGAATAG
- a CDS encoding FAD-binding oxidoreductase, with protein MNSPSVTTQEFLTNLIQIVGEQRVRFDPADCWPYGYDNSRRHALPQWVVFALTHEEIRDIICLCNHVHVPLIPRGRGTGTTGATVPISGGLVLSLERMSCIRLIDPVNRAMIVEPGVTNQEVQIAAEQRGFFWPPDPTSAAFCTVGGNLAYNSAGPRAVKYGTPRENVLGLRAVTGAGEEIRCGSYTTKGVVGYDLTRLLIGSEGTLAIITEATLKLTPLAEAKRTLRATYRDTESAGQAVATLMSQPLTPCALEFMDRQAVTLAQAQGGVILPTGTGALLMIEVDGPAAAMEEAITQIKQAADNAGLLEIVAAHTPQEAAQLWSARKALSPALRTLAPKKINEDVVVPVSHLPALIGGLERLAREFAITIVNFGHAGNGNIHVNLLINPDDPLEMERAGKCLEQVFELVLSLNGSLSGEHGVGLEKRDFVAREIDATTLNLMGRLKAQFDPRGILNPQKTLPLNSLT; from the coding sequence TTGAATAGCCCTTCTGTCACTACCCAGGAATTCCTGACAAATCTTATTCAGATTGTAGGAGAACAGCGGGTTCGCTTCGATCCGGCTGACTGTTGGCCCTATGGCTATGACAATAGTCGCCGGCATGCCCTACCCCAATGGGTAGTTTTTGCCCTTACTCATGAGGAAATCCGCGACATTATCTGCCTATGCAACCATGTCCACGTCCCCCTCATTCCCCGCGGGCGGGGCACTGGAACTACGGGAGCAACAGTTCCAATCAGTGGCGGTCTAGTCCTTTCCTTAGAGCGCATGAGCTGCATTCGCCTCATCGACCCCGTTAACCGCGCGATGATCGTGGAACCGGGCGTTACCAACCAAGAGGTCCAAATAGCAGCCGAGCAACGGGGATTTTTCTGGCCTCCTGATCCGACCAGTGCGGCTTTCTGTACCGTAGGCGGCAATCTGGCTTATAACTCTGCAGGTCCACGGGCGGTAAAATATGGGACCCCCCGGGAAAATGTGCTTGGCCTTCGAGCTGTTACCGGTGCCGGAGAAGAGATTCGCTGCGGCAGCTATACCACTAAAGGAGTCGTCGGCTACGATCTCACTCGCCTTCTGATCGGCTCTGAGGGCACCCTTGCCATTATTACTGAGGCAACACTCAAATTAACGCCCCTAGCCGAAGCGAAGCGAACCCTTCGCGCCACCTACCGAGATACGGAAAGCGCAGGACAGGCTGTGGCAACGCTGATGAGCCAGCCTCTCACCCCTTGTGCACTGGAATTCATGGACCGCCAAGCAGTAACCTTAGCCCAAGCGCAAGGCGGCGTAATTTTACCTACGGGGACAGGCGCGCTGCTCATGATTGAAGTGGATGGTCCCGCTGCAGCAATGGAAGAGGCCATCACTCAAATCAAGCAAGCGGCTGACAATGCTGGACTTTTAGAGATAGTTGCCGCCCACACTCCCCAAGAGGCTGCCCAGTTATGGTCCGCCCGCAAAGCTCTTTCGCCTGCTCTACGGACCTTAGCGCCCAAAAAGATCAATGAAGATGTGGTGGTCCCCGTCTCCCATCTGCCTGCACTGATTGGGGGCCTCGAACGCCTAGCCAGAGAATTTGCCATCACGATTGTCAATTTTGGCCATGCGGGTAACGGTAATATTCATGTTAATCTATTGATTAATCCTGATGATCCTCTCGAAATGGAGCGGGCAGGAAAATGTCTAGAACAGGTGTTTGAGCTGGTTTTAAGTCTCAATGGTTCCCTTTCTGGGGAACACGGGGTAGGGTTGGAAAAGCGGGATTTCGTGGCTCGAGAGATCGATGCCACTACCCTCAACCTGATGGGACGCCTTAAGGCCCAATTCGATCCCCGCGGGATACTCAACCCGCAAAAGACGCTCCCCTTAAACTCATTGACTTAG
- a CDS encoding DUF2007 domain-containing protein yields MKLIYSAPNLLLVRHFQNLLESHGIGCVIKNENLSGAAGELPPTECWPELWLTEEKHYREASRLLNGAEDDQQLWTCPRCNESLEGQFDRCWNCGEYRANENIL; encoded by the coding sequence TTGAAACTGATTTATAGCGCACCGAATCTTTTGCTAGTGAGACATTTCCAAAATTTGTTGGAGTCCCACGGCATCGGTTGTGTCATCAAAAATGAAAACCTTAGCGGTGCAGCCGGGGAGCTGCCCCCTACAGAATGTTGGCCAGAACTTTGGCTGACCGAGGAGAAACACTACAGGGAGGCCTCCCGGCTTTTAAATGGGGCTGAGGACGATCAGCAACTGTGGACTTGTCCCCGTTGTAACGAATCACTGGAAGGGCAGTTTGACCGATGCTGGAATTGTGGCGAATATCGGGCTAACGAGAACATTCTCTAA
- a CDS encoding ABC transporter permease codes for MKPETAANPARLEYDSATSTLHCLGAWTLYGISQLEQTLPLSQPHPPVQAVDASGITQMDTGGAWLLQRLIADLEQQTRPIPCKGLGQEQQKLLRLIQVSSTSQRLTTASPPGILERIGRLTWAHVEEALSFLAFIGETLLYFLRSMTHPSRIRWRPFLSNLQTAGINALPIVGLLIFLVGVVLAYQGGIQLRTYGANIFIVELVTLTMVRELAPLMAAIIIAGRTGSAFTAQIGTMQVTEEIDALRTLGIPPMEQLVLPKIFALVLALPLLTVFADMVGIFGGMVMSQALLEVEFQEFAQRIPEVVPLSSFVIGVGKAPVFAVIIATVGCYQGFRVGGGAESVGRHTTTSVVQAIFLVIIADAAFSILFSWLGI; via the coding sequence ATGAAACCTGAAACGGCTGCCAACCCTGCCCGCCTCGAATATGATTCAGCCACCTCCACCTTACATTGTTTGGGCGCTTGGACCCTCTATGGCATCAGTCAGCTAGAGCAAACCCTACCTCTCTCCCAACCGCACCCTCCTGTGCAAGCGGTAGATGCGAGTGGCATCACCCAGATGGATACGGGCGGCGCTTGGTTATTACAGCGTCTCATTGCCGATCTCGAGCAACAAACCCGGCCTATTCCCTGCAAAGGACTGGGACAGGAACAGCAGAAACTGTTGCGACTCATTCAAGTCAGCAGCACTAGCCAACGGCTCACCACCGCCTCCCCACCTGGCATACTGGAGAGAATAGGCCGCTTAACCTGGGCCCATGTGGAAGAAGCCTTATCATTTTTAGCGTTTATTGGGGAAACCCTCCTCTATTTCCTCCGCAGCATGACCCACCCTTCCCGGATTCGCTGGCGCCCCTTCCTGAGTAATCTGCAAACTGCGGGAATCAATGCACTCCCTATTGTGGGTCTTTTGATTTTTCTGGTTGGCGTCGTCCTTGCCTACCAAGGGGGTATCCAACTCCGCACTTATGGTGCCAATATTTTTATTGTGGAGTTGGTCACCCTCACGATGGTGCGGGAACTCGCCCCCCTGATGGCCGCTATCATTATTGCCGGGCGGACCGGCTCGGCTTTCACCGCCCAAATCGGGACCATGCAGGTCACCGAAGAAATTGATGCTCTGCGCACCCTGGGTATCCCTCCCATGGAGCAATTGGTCTTACCCAAGATCTTTGCACTGGTATTGGCCCTGCCCCTATTGACCGTATTCGCTGATATGGTGGGCATTTTCGGTGGCATGGTAATGTCCCAGGCCCTGTTGGAGGTGGAATTCCAGGAGTTCGCTCAACGTATCCCGGAGGTGGTCCCCCTCTCTTCCTTTGTAATCGGCGTGGGGAAAGCTCCTGTTTTTGCCGTCATTATCGCCACCGTGGGATGCTATCAAGGCTTCCGGGTGGGCGGGGGCGCCGAAAGCGTAGGCCGGCATACAACTACCAGTGTGGTCCAAGCCATCTTTCTGGTGATTATTGCCGATGCTGCATTTTCCATCCTTTTTAGCTGGCTTGGAATCTAA
- a CDS encoding ABC transporter ATP-binding protein: protein MPRTQEPVIQIQNLETRFGTALIHKEISLEVYRGEIFAIVGGSGSGKSTLLREIIMLTSPSAGSIRIFGEELGRLDETCAAHLQARFGMMFQQGALFSSLTVLENVALPLKEHTPLSSQLITELALHKIKLVGLPLEAATQYPRELSGGMIKRAAVARALALDPELLFLDEPSAGLDPVSAAALDKLILDLRDSLNLTVVLVTHDLDSLWRITDRAAFLGEKTLLGLDTVAALARSEHHLLQAYFRGPRGRTAQESAWTRK from the coding sequence ATGCCCAGGACCCAAGAACCCGTCATTCAAATCCAAAATTTGGAAACCCGTTTTGGCACAGCACTGATTCATAAGGAGATTAGTTTGGAGGTCTACCGGGGCGAGATCTTTGCCATTGTCGGGGGAAGCGGTTCCGGCAAATCTACTCTGCTTAGGGAAATTATCATGCTAACCTCGCCCTCGGCAGGCTCTATCCGGATCTTTGGGGAAGAGTTGGGAAGGCTGGATGAGACCTGCGCGGCACACCTTCAGGCCCGTTTCGGAATGATGTTTCAACAAGGAGCCCTCTTCAGCTCCTTAACCGTATTGGAAAATGTTGCGCTTCCTCTAAAAGAACATACTCCGCTCTCCTCACAACTCATTACCGAACTGGCATTGCATAAAATTAAGTTAGTAGGCCTGCCCCTAGAAGCGGCGACTCAATATCCCCGAGAACTTTCTGGCGGTATGATTAAGCGAGCGGCCGTGGCACGGGCACTGGCGTTAGATCCAGAACTGTTATTTTTGGATGAACCCAGCGCTGGCTTAGATCCGGTAAGCGCTGCGGCCTTAGATAAACTCATCCTTGATCTGCGGGATTCCCTTAATCTCACCGTGGTTCTCGTTACCCATGATCTGGATTCTTTATGGCGGATCACCGACCGAGCAGCATTTCTAGGAGAGAAAACGCTTCTAGGCCTAGATACTGTGGCAGCACTGGCCCGCTCGGAACATCACTTGCTCCAGGCCTACTTTAGAGGGCCTCGGGGTCGTACCGCCCAGGAGAGTGCATGGACACGAAAGTAA
- a CDS encoding MlaD family protein, with the protein MDTKVNYMLVGLFTILLAIALTAIIFWLSAAPVTKNYQTYLAYMRESVAGLNMNAAVKYRGVDVGRVEAIELDKQNPERVRLTLAIEQDTPIKEDTIAILASNGLTGIAYVELTGGTQDSPTLQAEKDQPYPVIQTGPSLLMRLDTALTKLLTELTGVAGDLSRIAQSVNTVLIEQNQQALAETLSNAERLSKALADLATNQENQQALRKTLHNTEYLTARLAGHGSQLETAIEDLVTILEAGAKASKQLPILVEQASRSLRPIERTAKGLETLLRDGEQGFRLFTQSTLPRINQLLNDFERVTRNLERFSQQVEQNPRTLLFGSPPNHLGPGE; encoded by the coding sequence ATGGACACGAAAGTAAATTACATGTTGGTTGGCCTCTTTACCATTCTGCTGGCAATTGCCCTGACGGCTATAATTTTCTGGCTCAGCGCAGCCCCGGTAACCAAAAATTATCAAACCTACCTGGCTTATATGCGGGAATCGGTGGCCGGGCTTAACATGAATGCTGCGGTGAAATACCGAGGGGTAGACGTTGGACGGGTTGAGGCCATTGAATTGGATAAACAAAATCCTGAACGAGTCCGCCTAACCCTAGCTATCGAGCAAGACACTCCCATCAAAGAAGACACCATCGCTATCCTGGCCTCCAATGGCCTCACGGGTATCGCCTATGTGGAGCTAACAGGGGGAACTCAAGACTCCCCTACCCTCCAGGCGGAAAAGGACCAACCTTATCCTGTGATCCAGACGGGACCTTCTCTTCTCATGCGACTAGATACGGCACTCACCAAATTATTGACCGAACTGACGGGGGTGGCCGGCGATCTGAGCCGTATCGCCCAAAGCGTTAACACCGTACTCATCGAGCAAAACCAGCAAGCCCTTGCTGAAACCTTAAGCAATGCTGAACGTCTCAGCAAAGCCTTAGCGGATTTAGCGACTAACCAAGAAAACCAACAGGCACTGAGAAAAACACTCCACAATACCGAGTACCTCACGGCACGCCTTGCGGGACACGGATCTCAGTTAGAAACCGCAATTGAAGATTTAGTGACCATTCTGGAAGCAGGGGCAAAGGCCAGCAAGCAGCTTCCTATTCTGGTAGAACAAGCCTCGCGCAGTTTACGTCCCATCGAGAGGACAGCCAAGGGCTTGGAAACCTTGCTCCGGGACGGAGAGCAAGGATTTCGACTATTCACTCAAAGTACTTTGCCCCGCATCAATCAACTGCTTAATGACTTTGAGCGTGTCACCCGCAATCTGGAACGCTTTAGCCAACAGGTGGAACAAAATCCTCGCACCCTATTATTTGGTTCACCTCCTAATCACCTTGGACCGGGAGAATAA
- a CDS encoding ABC-type transport auxiliary lipoprotein family protein → MIIILSSCTLSPEQSGPVRTYILAPQLPPQTAASPTRLTLLVSTPQAAAGYGTPQIAYTRKPYELDYFSRNQWVDTPGRMLKPILVNALEASGLFQSVAPGDTRILAELRLDTEILRLVQDFSDQPSQSHLILRARLIDLARGEEIASRIFKAQEPAPEEGPYGGVIALNRALERILGELVAFCTQAYLKR, encoded by the coding sequence ATGATCATCATCCTTTCTAGCTGTACCCTGTCCCCAGAGCAGTCCGGCCCCGTTCGGACTTACATCTTAGCGCCCCAACTTCCCCCTCAAACAGCTGCTTCTCCCACTCGATTAACCTTGTTAGTTTCCACGCCCCAGGCGGCAGCCGGCTATGGCACCCCTCAGATCGCCTATACCCGCAAACCCTATGAGCTAGATTACTTTAGTCGCAACCAGTGGGTTGACACCCCTGGACGCATGTTAAAACCGATTCTTGTCAATGCCTTAGAAGCTAGCGGGCTTTTTCAAAGTGTTGCCCCCGGTGACACGCGGATACTGGCTGAACTAAGATTAGATACAGAAATCCTCCGTCTGGTACAAGATTTCTCAGACCAACCTAGCCAAAGTCACCTGATCCTTCGTGCCCGACTCATTGACCTTGCCAGGGGTGAGGAAATTGCTAGTCGGATTTTTAAGGCCCAGGAGCCTGCACCTGAAGAGGGACCCTACGGCGGAGTCATCGCCCTGAACCGCGCTTTAGAGCGCATTCTTGGGGAGTTGGTGGCTTTTTGTACTCAGGCCTATTTGAAGCGCTAA
- a CDS encoding TIGR01458 family HAD-type hydrolase: protein MIKGVLLDLSGVLYVGQQIVPGALKALARLREAGLPVRYLTNTSRSTGGTIYTKLSGMGFDISINEIFTAPLAIRRYLETHQLRPYLVVHPDLTPEFAGFSQTEPNAVVLGDAGHAFTYPRLNEAFRVLLTGAPLLAVGNNRYFQEAEGLSLDAGPFLKALEYAANTQGIILGKPAKEFFHSAVDSLNCLPQEVIMVGDDAKADVEGALKAGLQGVLVKTGKYHPGDEATIQPPGTVLQNNIEEAVDWVLNSS from the coding sequence ATGATTAAAGGCGTTCTGCTTGATTTAAGCGGTGTCCTTTATGTGGGTCAACAGATAGTACCTGGAGCACTCAAGGCGTTGGCGCGACTGAGGGAGGCGGGGTTACCGGTGCGCTATCTTACCAACACTTCCCGCAGTACGGGAGGCACCATCTACACTAAATTGAGCGGTATGGGGTTTGACATTTCAATCAATGAAATTTTCACCGCACCATTGGCAATTCGCCGTTATTTAGAAACTCATCAACTCCGCCCCTACTTGGTGGTTCATCCTGACTTAACGCCTGAATTTGCCGGTTTTTCCCAAACCGAACCCAACGCCGTAGTGCTCGGAGATGCCGGTCATGCCTTTACTTATCCGCGACTGAATGAAGCTTTTCGGGTGCTGCTTACCGGAGCCCCCCTGCTGGCAGTGGGAAATAACCGTTATTTCCAAGAAGCCGAGGGGTTAAGCTTAGATGCAGGTCCCTTCCTTAAGGCCCTAGAATATGCCGCCAATACTCAAGGGATCATCTTAGGCAAACCGGCAAAAGAATTCTTTCACAGTGCAGTAGACAGCCTCAATTGTCTTCCCCAAGAAGTAATCATGGTCGGTGATGATGCCAAAGCCGATGTGGAAGGGGCGCTGAAAGCAGGCCTCCAGGGCGTACTGGTGAAAACCGGCAAGTACCATCCTGGCGACGAGGCCACTATCCAGCCGCCTGGCACCGTTCTCCAAAATAATATTGAGGAAGCCGTAGACTGGGTTTTGAATTCTTCATAA
- a CDS encoding PilZ domain-containing protein — translation MSCFLSKRIERRRNPRKQAAVRVYLSWSGQQPCRCRVTNLSVTGAFVEVGPLRIPEDGIIKLVFVLPAESLIKTHHLSAIVVHRSQEGIGLMFR, via the coding sequence ATGTCATGCTTTCTTAGCAAGAGAATAGAACGTCGCCGAAATCCAAGGAAGCAGGCTGCGGTTAGAGTTTATTTATCCTGGTCAGGACAGCAGCCATGCCGTTGCCGGGTAACGAATCTTAGTGTGACGGGAGCATTTGTCGAAGTCGGACCGTTACGAATTCCTGAAGACGGGATTATCAAATTAGTTTTTGTGCTCCCAGCAGAATCCTTAATTAAGACGCACCATCTATCCGCTATTGTGGTGCACCGCTCTCAAGAGGGAATCGGATTGATGTTTCGGTAA
- a CDS encoding CDP-alcohol phosphatidyltransferase family protein, protein MTNTPWDARLAALIVRPLCNSWVTPNHLTTLRLVTGLGAALCFGSGEWLNLAAWLWVMSTFLDHTDGELARMSGKQSRGGHFYDLATDAVATVGLFIGIGWGLTSSHLGEWTLLMGGVAGIAIAIIFHFRNEIEQRSGKIATKQPSFAGFEPEDTLYLLPLIMWLDGLILFLLAATLITPIIAILVGWQYFAQPNKN, encoded by the coding sequence ATGACCAATACTCCGTGGGATGCCCGCCTTGCCGCCTTAATCGTTCGGCCACTTTGTAACAGTTGGGTAACACCTAACCATTTGACAACCTTGCGGTTGGTGACAGGGCTTGGGGCGGCGTTATGTTTTGGGAGCGGTGAATGGCTCAACCTAGCTGCCTGGTTGTGGGTGATGTCTACCTTTCTCGATCATACCGACGGTGAATTGGCGCGCATGAGTGGTAAGCAATCCCGAGGGGGTCATTTCTATGATCTGGCGACAGATGCAGTCGCCACCGTTGGCCTATTCATTGGTATTGGTTGGGGCCTCACCAGTTCCCACTTGGGGGAATGGACTCTCTTGATGGGTGGGGTAGCAGGGATTGCTATTGCTATCATTTTTCATTTTCGTAACGAAATTGAGCAGAGATCCGGCAAGATAGCGACGAAACAACCCAGTTTTGCAGGTTTTGAGCCTGAAGATACCTTATATTTGCTACCGCTGATTATGTGGTTAGATGGTTTAATTCTATTTCTCCTAGCAGCGACCCTGATTACGCCCATCATTGCTATTTTGGTAGGGTGGCAATACTTTGCCCAGCCCAATAAGAATTAG